From a region of the Drosophila virilis strain 15010-1051.87 chromosome 3, Dvir_AGI_RSII-ME, whole genome shotgun sequence genome:
- the LOC6636572 gene encoding probable protein phosphatase 2C T23F11.1 isoform X1: MGQTLSEPVTAKESSYCQNQQYRVGSSCMQGWRINMEDSHTHILALPDDPKAAFFAVYDGHGGATVAQYAGKHLHKFVLKRPEYNENDIEKALKQGFLDIDYEMLHNESWGDQMAGSTAVVVLVKDNILYCANAGDSRAIASVNGQVETLSVDHKPNNEAESKRIIEGGGWVEFNRVNGNLALSRALGDFVFKRANKKPEEQIVTAYPDVETRQIMPDWEFIVLACDGIWDVMSNEEVLEFCRSRIAMDKQPEEICEELMNHCLAPDCQMGGLGGDNMTVVLVCLLHDKPYSDLVARCRSSTGPSDVNTETSPPAPTATETPVLSSPAQ; encoded by the exons ATGGGCCAGACACTATCCGAGCCGGTGACCGCGAAGGAGTCATCGTATTGCCAGAATCAACAGTATCGCgtgggcagcagctgcatgcaGGGATGGCGCATCAACATGGAggattcgcacacacacatacttgccCTGCCGGATGACCCAAAGGCGGCCTTCTTTGCCGTCTACGATGGGCATGGCGGCGCGACTGTCGCCCAATATGCGGGCAAGCATTTACACAAATTCGTGCTCAAGCGGCCCGAATACAATGAGAACGATATCGAAAAGGCCCTGAAACAG GGTTTTCTGGACATAGACTATGAGATGCTGCACAATGAGTCGTGGGGCGATCAGATGGCCGGGTCTACGGCCGTCGTTGTGCTGGTCAAGGATAATATTCTGTATTGCGCCAATGCCGGCGACTCGCGGGCCATTGCCAGTGTGAACGGGCAGGTGGAGACGCTATCCGTGGACCACAAGCCGAACAATGAGGCGGAATCGAAGCGCATCATCGAGGGCGGCGGCTGGGTGGAATTCAATCGTGTCAATGGCAATCTTGCACTCTCCCGTGCGCTGGGCGACTTTGTGTTCAAGCGGGCGAACAAAAAGCCGGAAGAGCAAATAGTCACAG CCTACCCGGACGTAGAGACGCGCCAAATAATGCCGGACTGGGAATTTATTGTGCTGGCATGTGATGGCATTTGGGATGTGATGAGCAACGAGGAAGTGCTCGAGTTCTGTCGGTCGCGCATCGCCATGGACAAACAGCCGGAGGAGATCTGCGAGGAGCTGATGAACCATTGCCTTGCGCCGGACTGCCAAATGGGTGGACTGGGCGGCGATAATATGACCGTTGTCCTCGTCTGCCTGCTGCACGACAAGCCCTACAGCGACCTGGTTGCACGTTGTAGATCATCCACCGGGCCGTCAGATGTGAACACGGAAACGTCGCCACCGGCGCCGACAGCAACGGAAACACCTGTTTTGTCGTCCCCCGCGCAATAA
- the LOC6636572 gene encoding probable protein phosphatase 2C T23F11.1 isoform X2, translating into MGQTLSEPVTAKESSYCQNQQYRVGSSCMQGWRINMEDSHTHILALPDDPKAAFFAVYDGHGGATVAQYAGKHLHKFVLKRPEYNENDIEKALKQLTVRTVDLPYASISLNFNQIFHVSYKLGLVPWLGSTNYKRKKCIIRTGDLHFRSISPAFDRTSNFSNMIE; encoded by the exons ATGGGCCAGACACTATCCGAGCCGGTGACCGCGAAGGAGTCATCGTATTGCCAGAATCAACAGTATCGCgtgggcagcagctgcatgcaGGGATGGCGCATCAACATGGAggattcgcacacacacatacttgccCTGCCGGATGACCCAAAGGCGGCCTTCTTTGCCGTCTACGATGGGCATGGCGGCGCGACTGTCGCCCAATATGCGGGCAAGCATTTACACAAATTCGTGCTCAAGCGGCCCGAATACAATGAGAACGATATCGAAAAGGCCCTGAAACAG TTAACAGTTCGAACCGTCGACCTGCCTTACGCATCCATAAGCctaaattttaatcaaatatttcaTGTTTCATATAAGCTTGGATTGGTTCCTTGGTTGGGGAGCACAAATTACAAGCGCAAAAAGTGCATCATTCGAACCGGCGACTTGCATTTCAGATCCATAAGCCCAGCTTTTGATAGAACCTcgaatttttcaaatatgattgaataa
- the LOC6636571 gene encoding CTD nuclear envelope phosphatase 1 homolog, which translates to MENQDNFLATNFYFLGTLGMLLTVIILAVPVLRDKLRTQLAKFHCKSINYTPITYLKDDILTQVSRRRLRLVRRKTLILDMDETLIASVILYQANAAAACHRKYKAKSILVATLPYDFTFYLPLSGASVYVYKRPHVDFFLDRVSKWYNLVVFTAATEMYASRVLDFLDAGRNILNRRMYRQDCINICGIRAKFVSIAHSDLANVLLLDDCHMENSFNVGNAVHIKSYRIGTKDDELLCMLPFLDALRFTQDVRSILGRCTRYDCLTTCLATQICLSKAAESEDAKCL; encoded by the exons ATGGAAAACCAGGATAATTTCCTGGCAACGAA TTTTTACTTTCTGGGAACCTTGGGCATGCTCCTTACTGTGATTATTCTAGCGGTGCCCGTGCTGCGAGACAAACTGCGCACACAGCTGGCGAAATTCCATTGCAAATCCATAAACTACACGCCGATAACTTATTTGAAGGATGACATTTTGACGCAAGTCTCGCGGCGACGTCTCCGACTGGTGCGGCGCAAGACGCTCATCCTGGACATGGACGAGACCCTGATAGCATCTGTGATACTCTACCAGGCgaatgctgccgctgcttgcCATCGCAAGTACAAGGCGAAGTCCATCCTGGTGGCCACGCTTCCATACGATTTCACCTTCTATCTGCCCCTGTCCGGGGCCAGCGTCTACGTCTATAAGCGGCCGCATGTGGACTTCTTTCTGGATCGTGTCTCCAAGTGGTACAATCTGGTGGTCTTCACTGCCGCCACGGAGATGTATGCCTCGCGGGTCTTAGACTTTCTCGACGCGGGTCGGAATATATTGAACCGGCGAATGTATCGCCAGGATTGCATCAATATCTGCGGAATTCGGGCCAAGTTTGTGTCCATAGCGCACAGCGATTTGGCCAATGTCCTGCTGCTGGACGACTGTCACATGGAGAACAGCTTCAATGTGGGCAATGCTGTCCACATCAAGAGCTATCGCATCGGCACCAAGGACGACGAGCTGCTCTGCATGCTGCCCTTTCTGGACGCCCTGCGATTCACACAGGATGTGCGCTCAATCCTCGGACGCTGCACCCGCTACGATTGCCTCACTACCTGCCTGGCCACCCAAATCTGTTTATCCAAAGCCGCGGAGTCGGAGGATGCCAAGTGTCTATAA